One Alkalicoccus halolimnae DNA segment encodes these proteins:
- a CDS encoding bifunctional metallophosphatase/5'-nucleotidase, translated as MNTLTVLHTNDLHSELEQWSAVTEIVKKQRRQAEKLGHDVLLFDIGDHSDRMHVLTEGLVGKGNTDLLNAMNYKAVTIGNNEGITMAKKDLNSLYDNAEFDILLANLFNKDGGRPDWCSPWKIYPLSNGKKAAVIGVTYPFYAFYEELGWHITDPLKEIDGLLPEMKASADFIICLSHLGYRLDKQMADKFPDIHLILGAHTHHVLNGGERVNKSWLHQCGRSGSHVGEVTVDAENEPYVAHIQTHEVNKRNRDKATDTLLKEVEKRALPFMDEVITTLPKGLEVSWYEPSPLVLLLADALREWCEADVAMVNSGLLLKGLPAGDITKRHIHEICPHPINPAKVSMSGSDLYHLMKQSNDNTMINYPLKGYGFRGKVLGLTLYASEEWTTSSMKDVETYGAGIDPKRYYSVAVPDLITFSHLYPFVTELASKTYYMPEFLRDLLAWKLKEPAGKQSESK; from the coding sequence ATGAATACACTTACCGTTCTGCATACGAACGATTTACATAGCGAATTGGAGCAGTGGTCTGCAGTAACAGAAATAGTGAAAAAACAGCGGAGGCAGGCCGAGAAGCTGGGTCATGACGTGCTGCTATTTGATATCGGCGATCATAGCGACCGGATGCACGTGCTGACAGAAGGACTTGTAGGAAAAGGAAATACAGACCTGCTTAACGCAATGAACTATAAAGCGGTAACGATAGGCAATAATGAAGGAATCACGATGGCTAAAAAAGATCTTAATTCGCTTTATGATAATGCGGAATTTGACATTCTGCTCGCCAATTTGTTTAATAAGGACGGAGGTCGGCCTGACTGGTGCAGTCCGTGGAAAATATATCCACTGTCAAATGGTAAAAAAGCAGCAGTAATTGGGGTCACCTATCCTTTCTATGCCTTTTATGAAGAACTCGGCTGGCACATTACAGACCCGCTGAAAGAAATCGACGGACTGCTTCCGGAAATGAAAGCAAGCGCCGATTTCATTATCTGCTTGTCTCACCTTGGATACAGACTGGACAAGCAGATGGCGGATAAATTTCCGGATATTCATCTTATTCTTGGAGCGCACACTCATCACGTACTGAACGGTGGAGAAAGAGTAAATAAGTCGTGGCTTCATCAATGCGGCAGATCCGGCTCCCACGTGGGAGAAGTAACAGTTGATGCGGAAAATGAGCCTTATGTGGCCCATATACAGACACATGAGGTGAATAAGAGAAACAGGGACAAAGCGACTGACACTCTTTTGAAAGAAGTGGAAAAACGCGCCCTGCCGTTTATGGATGAAGTAATTACGACCCTTCCTAAAGGTCTTGAAGTTTCCTGGTATGAACCATCTCCGCTTGTCCTGCTTCTTGCGGACGCTCTGCGGGAGTGGTGTGAAGCGGATGTAGCGATGGTTAATTCCGGTCTGCTGCTGAAAGGACTTCCAGCAGGGGATATTACGAAACGGCATATCCATGAAATTTGCCCCCACCCGATAAATCCGGCGAAAGTTTCCATGAGCGGCAGCGATTTGTACCATCTAATGAAGCAGTCCAATGATAATACGATGATCAATTACCCGCTCAAAGGTTACGGATTTCGTGGGAAGGTTCTCGGACTTACGCTTTACGCTTCGGAGGAATGGACGACGAGTTCTATGAAAGATGTGGAGACCTATGGAGCCGGAATCGATCCGAAACGATATTACAGTGTAGCAGTACCTGATTTAATTACTTTCAGTCATCTGTACCCTTTTGTGACAGAGCTGGCATCCAAAACTTATTATATGCCTGAATTTCTAAGGGACCTGCTGGCTTGGAAACTGAAAGAGCCGGCCGGTAAACAATCAGAGAGTAAATAA
- a CDS encoding sulfite exporter TauE/SafE family protein, which produces MEWILLVFLGLAAAIVGSIMGLGGGIIIVPALMVLGGFTGIFEGITPQVAVGTSLLVMIFTGLSSTLAYMKQKKVDFQSGLIFFIGSGPGALFGVWLNNGIDAGRFLIAFGFFIILVSFILLIRNKIKPVPLRKRGIKRTFQESDGSQREYGYEPSLAIGIAFFVGMFSGLFGIGGGSLIVPAMIILFAFPAHIAVATSMFLVFLSAAVSSVSHIALGNVDWFYAMALIPGAWFGGKIGAWINSRMKNETIVLALRIVLVIIGIRLIFDGFNG; this is translated from the coding sequence ATGGAATGGATATTACTTGTTTTTTTAGGGCTTGCAGCAGCAATTGTCGGCAGTATTATGGGGCTCGGTGGAGGAATCATTATCGTTCCTGCTCTCATGGTATTAGGCGGCTTCACGGGGATATTTGAAGGAATTACTCCTCAGGTTGCTGTAGGGACTTCGCTGCTTGTTATGATATTTACCGGACTTTCTTCTACACTGGCCTATATGAAACAGAAAAAGGTAGACTTTCAAAGCGGTCTGATTTTCTTTATCGGGAGCGGACCCGGAGCTCTGTTCGGTGTATGGCTGAATAACGGCATAGATGCAGGGCGGTTTCTGATCGCTTTTGGATTTTTCATCATTCTAGTTTCTTTTATTCTGCTCATCCGTAATAAAATAAAGCCGGTGCCTCTTAGAAAAAGAGGCATAAAACGCACCTTTCAGGAAAGCGATGGCTCACAGCGAGAATATGGGTACGAGCCATCCCTTGCGATAGGCATCGCTTTTTTTGTAGGTATGTTCTCAGGACTTTTCGGTATTGGAGGAGGATCTTTGATCGTCCCGGCGATGATTATTCTGTTTGCTTTTCCCGCACATATTGCTGTGGCTACTTCGATGTTTCTCGTCTTTTTATCTGCCGCAGTGAGCTCCGTTTCCCACATCGCACTCGGTAATGTAGATTGGTTTTATGCCATGGCACTTATTCCAGGTGCCTGGTTCGGAGGGAAAATAGGAGCCTGGATTAACAGCCGTATGAAAAATGAAACGATCGTTCTGGCGCTTCGCATCGTACTTGTAATTATAGGAATCAGGCTTATTTTTGATGGTTTCAATGGATAG
- a CDS encoding DUF72 domain-containing protein produces MSDNIVIGLTGWGDHHTLYEGLPSSASKLETYAAHFPVVELDASFYAIPPASSVQKWLRETPDSFQFVVKAYQGMTGHQRGKIPFDSKEEMLEAFRKTFRPMLEAGKLSTVLCQFPPWYDCQQKYVQYIKWIREELREFPAALEFRHQSWYEEEFKKRTIDYMKQDKWIHTVVDEPQIGEKSVPFVPVVTEPDHTFIRLHGRNKAAWQKPVQGEEWRSVRYLYDYSEKELSELAEQVKKIAAESKKVTVVFNNNSGGHAAGNAKKFIQMLGLEYTGLAPKQLDLFSGD; encoded by the coding sequence ATGAGCGATAATATAGTGATTGGGCTTACTGGCTGGGGAGATCATCATACACTTTATGAAGGACTGCCTTCTTCTGCATCCAAACTGGAAACGTATGCTGCCCACTTTCCCGTAGTGGAGCTTGACGCCTCTTTTTATGCGATCCCTCCCGCGTCCTCCGTTCAGAAATGGCTGAGAGAAACACCAGACTCATTTCAATTTGTAGTAAAAGCGTATCAGGGAATGACCGGTCATCAGCGCGGTAAAATCCCATTTGATTCAAAGGAGGAAATGCTGGAAGCTTTCAGGAAAACATTCCGGCCGATGCTTGAAGCCGGTAAACTGAGTACGGTTCTCTGTCAGTTCCCTCCGTGGTATGACTGCCAGCAGAAATACGTACAGTATATTAAGTGGATCCGGGAAGAGCTTCGGGAATTTCCGGCTGCTCTCGAATTCCGCCACCAATCATGGTATGAGGAGGAATTTAAAAAGCGGACGATCGATTATATGAAGCAGGATAAATGGATCCACACCGTAGTCGATGAACCGCAGATTGGAGAGAAATCCGTACCGTTTGTTCCTGTCGTGACGGAGCCGGACCACACGTTCATCAGGCTGCATGGGAGAAATAAAGCAGCTTGGCAGAAGCCGGTTCAAGGCGAGGAGTGGCGCAGTGTCCGTTATCTGTATGATTATTCAGAGAAGGAACTTTCTGAACTGGCAGAGCAGGTCAAAAAAATTGCAGCAGAGAGCAAAAAAGTAACGGTTGTTTTCAACAACAATTCAGGTGGACACGCAGCTGGCAATGCGAAAAAATTTATTCAGATGCTGGGATTGGAATATACCGGTCTTGCTCCGAAGCAGTTGGATTTGTTCAGCGGGGACTAA
- the sufB gene encoding Fe-S cluster assembly protein SufB, which yields MAKQMPEMEDYQYGFSDKDVSVFRSKKGLTEDIVREISKIKEEPQWMLDFRLKSLEQFYKMPMPTWGGDISDLDFDEITYYVRPSEKSERSWDEVPEEIKNTFDKLGIPEAEQKYLAGVSAQYESEVVYHNMKEELTEQGIIFKDTDSAMVEDEEIFREHFGKVIPPSDNKFAALNSAVWSGGSFIYVPKGVKSDTPLQAYFRINSENMGQFERTLIIADEGSSVHYVEGCTAPVYTTNSLHSAVVEIIVKKDAYCRYTTIQNWAPNVYNLVTKRAVAEENATMEWVDGNIGSKLTMKYPAVVMKGRGARGNVLSIAIAGKGQHQDAGAKMTHLAPDCSSSIVSKSISKHGGKVTYRGIVHFGRKSERSRSNIECDTLIMDNKSTSDTIPYNEILNNNISLEHEATVSKVSEEQLFYLMSRGVSEQEATEMIVMGFIEPFTKELPMEYAVEMNRLIKFEMEGSIG from the coding sequence ATATGGATTTTCAGATAAAGACGTTTCTGTTTTCCGTTCAAAAAAAGGTCTGACGGAAGATATTGTCCGTGAAATTTCCAAAATTAAAGAGGAACCTCAGTGGATGCTTGATTTCCGTCTGAAGTCATTGGAGCAGTTTTATAAAATGCCGATGCCGACATGGGGCGGAGATATTTCGGATCTGGACTTTGACGAAATCACTTATTATGTGAGGCCTTCTGAGAAGTCCGAGCGTTCATGGGATGAAGTACCGGAAGAGATTAAAAATACGTTTGATAAACTTGGAATTCCGGAAGCGGAGCAGAAATACCTCGCCGGTGTTTCCGCCCAGTATGAGTCTGAAGTAGTTTATCACAATATGAAAGAAGAATTAACGGAACAGGGAATTATCTTTAAAGATACTGATTCTGCGATGGTGGAAGATGAAGAAATTTTCCGCGAGCACTTCGGTAAAGTGATCCCTCCATCCGACAACAAGTTCGCAGCTCTTAACTCGGCTGTATGGTCGGGCGGTTCGTTTATCTACGTTCCAAAAGGCGTGAAAAGTGATACGCCGCTGCAGGCTTACTTCCGTATTAACTCAGAAAATATGGGACAGTTCGAGCGTACGCTGATCATTGCTGATGAAGGCAGCTCGGTGCATTATGTAGAAGGCTGTACAGCGCCGGTTTATACAACGAACTCTCTTCACAGTGCAGTTGTGGAAATTATCGTTAAAAAGGATGCCTACTGCCGTTATACAACTATTCAAAACTGGGCGCCGAACGTATACAATCTCGTAACGAAGCGTGCAGTAGCGGAAGAGAATGCAACGATGGAATGGGTCGACGGGAACATTGGCTCCAAGCTGACGATGAAATATCCAGCTGTTGTCATGAAAGGCCGTGGAGCTCGTGGAAACGTTCTTTCCATTGCAATCGCAGGGAAGGGACAGCACCAGGATGCAGGCGCAAAAATGACGCACCTTGCTCCGGACTGCTCGTCTTCCATCGTATCGAAGTCGATCTCCAAGCACGGCGGTAAAGTAACGTACCGCGGTATCGTTCACTTCGGACGTAAATCAGAGCGGTCCCGCTCCAACATTGAGTGTGATACGCTGATTATGGATAACAAATCCACATCAGATACAATTCCGTACAACGAAATTCTTAACAATAACATTTCGCTTGAACATGAAGCGACGGTATCAAAAGTATCAGAAGAGCAGCTCTTCTATCTTATGAGCCGCGGTGTTTCCGAGCAGGAAGCAACAGAAATGATTGTTATGGGCTTCATCGAGCCATTTACAAAAGAACTTCCGATGGAGTATGCGGTCGAAATGAACCGTCTCATCAAGTTCGAGATGGAAGGTTCGATCGGTTAA